The following proteins are co-located in the Mesorhizobium australicum WSM2073 genome:
- a CDS encoding putative quinol monooxygenase translates to MYGLIGKMRAARGQRDAVMAVLRESTGALPGCLSYIIATDPADADAIWVTEVWTDQASHKASLQLPEVQAAIAKARPFIGGFEFQVETHPVGGFGLAEAKTG, encoded by the coding sequence ATGTATGGACTGATCGGCAAGATGCGGGCGGCGCGTGGCCAGCGCGACGCTGTCATGGCCGTGCTGCGTGAGAGCACTGGCGCCCTGCCCGGCTGCCTGAGCTATATCATCGCCACCGACCCGGCCGACGCCGACGCGATCTGGGTGACCGAGGTGTGGACCGATCAGGCAAGCCACAAAGCCTCGCTGCAGCTTCCCGAAGTCCAGGCGGCGATCGCCAAGGCGCGCCCCTTCATCGGCGGCTTCGAATTCCAGGTGGAAACGCATCCGGTGGGCGGCTTCGGCTTGGCTGAAGCCAAAACGGGCTAA
- a CDS encoding AbrB family transcriptional regulator: protein MDSEAEQSPVERMTRLSKPWQWLILLVISALFAGALELAALPAALLIGPMLAAIVAGTNGAAVRVPRLLFGAAQAVVGCLVAASISADIFPVFYKEWPLFLGVVIATVAASSLLGWLISRWRILPGTTAVWGSSPGAATAMVLMAGAFGADQRLVAFMQYLRVIFVSMTAALVAKMWVDTSGIEVPPVIWFPEIDPQPFAATIGMALIGGLAGRLCRLPSPFFLGSFIFGTVIHLGLGVPMQLPQWLLAVSYAMVGWAIGLNFTRPILRHAARALPQIIASIIALIAFCGGLAFLISRLAGVDPLTAYLATSPGGMDSVAIIAAAAQNVDISFVMALQSARFLIVLLVGPSIARLVARSIRE from the coding sequence ATGGATTCCGAGGCCGAGCAGTCCCCTGTCGAGCGCATGACGCGGCTGAGCAAGCCTTGGCAGTGGCTCATCCTGCTGGTCATCTCCGCGCTCTTCGCCGGCGCGCTGGAACTCGCCGCTTTGCCGGCGGCGCTGCTGATCGGACCGATGCTGGCGGCCATCGTCGCCGGCACCAACGGTGCCGCGGTGCGTGTGCCGCGGCTTCTGTTCGGCGCCGCCCAGGCTGTCGTCGGCTGCCTCGTCGCGGCTTCGATCTCGGCCGATATCTTCCCGGTCTTCTACAAGGAATGGCCGCTGTTCCTCGGCGTGGTGATCGCCACCGTCGCGGCCTCGAGCCTGCTTGGCTGGCTGATCAGCCGCTGGCGCATCCTGCCGGGCACCACCGCCGTCTGGGGTTCTTCGCCGGGGGCCGCCACCGCCATGGTGCTGATGGCCGGCGCCTTCGGCGCCGACCAGCGCCTTGTCGCCTTCATGCAGTATCTGCGCGTCATCTTCGTCTCGATGACGGCAGCCCTCGTCGCCAAGATGTGGGTCGACACCTCGGGCATCGAGGTCCCGCCCGTTATCTGGTTCCCCGAGATCGATCCGCAACCCTTCGCCGCCACCATCGGCATGGCGCTCATCGGCGGCCTCGCGGGCAGGCTTTGCCGGCTGCCTTCGCCCTTCTTCCTCGGCAGCTTCATCTTCGGCACAGTCATCCATCTCGGCCTCGGGGTGCCGATGCAATTGCCGCAATGGCTGCTGGCGGTCAGTTACGCGATGGTCGGCTGGGCGATCGGCCTGAACTTCACCAGGCCGATCCTGCGCCACGCGGCACGCGCTTTGCCGCAGATCATCGCTTCGATCATCGCGCTGATCGCGTTTTGCGGCGGCCTTGCCTTCCTCATCAGCCGGCTCGCCGGCGTCGACCCGCTGACCGCCTATCTGGCGACCAGCCCTGGCGGCATGGACAGCGTCGCCATCATCGCCGCCGCTGCGCAGAACGTCGACATCTCCTTTGTCATGGCCCTGCAGTCGGCGCGCTTCCTGATCGTGCTGCTTGTCGGCCCCAGCATTGCCCGGCTGGTAGCCAGAAGCATCAGGGAATGA
- a CDS encoding MFS transporter: MTLKTTTGPAERWLVLLSVCLAAMTMPLTFTGPAVALSRIAADLGGSPIALNWVTNAFMLTFAASLMAAGALADNHGRKRIFLVGLALYIIASLGAMLASDITRFDVFRAAQGLGSALAFAGGASALAQEFEGPSRLRAFSFLGTSFGIGLAFGPIASGLLIAAFGWRSIFVLVMALAAASATLGLRTIRESRDPDATGLDWAGATTFTFALASLTYGVLQAPQSGWTDPLVATLLGVAVLCFVLFVVAERRVRRPMLDLTLFRFPRFVGVQFLAAAPAYGFVVLLVLLPIRFIGIEGMSEIKAGQLMICLSGPLLFLPLLAGQLARWIAPATICGVGLLVAAAGLVWLSLTPPVEVALVAPLILIGVGIALPWGLMDGLAVSVVPTERAGMAVGIFNTTRVACEGVALAIVMATLSGFTAAQLAARGAAPSSDAAAAAQLLVTGNVGGTAHHLPAAGAAVLVEAYETAFDRLLIVLAAITIVTALVVFLGLRRGSAAEHQTAPLPACQEG, translated from the coding sequence ATGACCTTGAAGACCACCACCGGCCCGGCCGAGCGATGGCTCGTGCTCCTGTCGGTATGCCTCGCCGCTATGACGATGCCTCTGACCTTCACCGGCCCGGCCGTCGCGCTCTCCCGCATCGCGGCCGATCTCGGCGGCAGCCCGATCGCGCTCAACTGGGTGACCAACGCCTTTATGCTGACCTTCGCCGCCAGCCTGATGGCGGCCGGAGCGCTGGCCGATAATCATGGCCGCAAGCGGATCTTCCTCGTCGGTCTCGCCCTCTACATTATCGCCTCGCTCGGCGCGATGCTGGCGTCCGACATCACCAGGTTCGACGTCTTCAGGGCCGCGCAAGGGCTCGGCAGTGCCTTGGCCTTCGCTGGCGGCGCCTCCGCACTTGCCCAGGAATTCGAGGGACCATCGCGGCTGCGCGCCTTCTCCTTTCTCGGCACCAGTTTCGGCATCGGGCTGGCCTTCGGCCCGATCGCCTCCGGCCTGCTCATCGCCGCCTTCGGCTGGCGGTCGATCTTTGTTCTGGTGATGGCGCTCGCGGCTGCCTCGGCAACCCTCGGCCTGCGCACCATCAGGGAATCGCGTGATCCGGATGCGACCGGCCTCGACTGGGCGGGCGCCACCACGTTCACCTTCGCGCTGGCCTCGCTGACCTATGGCGTGCTCCAGGCACCCCAGAGCGGCTGGACCGACCCGCTGGTGGCAACGCTTCTCGGCGTCGCCGTCCTTTGCTTTGTGCTGTTTGTCGTCGCCGAGCGGCGCGTGCGCCGGCCGATGCTCGATCTCACCCTGTTTCGCTTTCCTCGCTTCGTCGGCGTCCAGTTTCTTGCGGCGGCGCCCGCCTATGGCTTCGTCGTCCTGCTCGTACTTTTACCGATCCGCTTCATCGGCATCGAGGGGATGAGCGAGATCAAGGCCGGGCAATTGATGATCTGCCTCTCCGGACCGTTGTTGTTCCTGCCCTTGCTCGCCGGCCAGCTGGCGCGCTGGATCGCTCCGGCCACGATCTGCGGCGTCGGCCTGCTCGTCGCGGCGGCCGGCCTGGTCTGGCTGAGCCTGACGCCCCCGGTTGAGGTTGCGCTGGTCGCGCCACTGATCCTGATCGGCGTCGGCATCGCCTTGCCTTGGGGGTTGATGGACGGGCTCGCCGTCAGCGTCGTGCCGACGGAGCGGGCCGGGATGGCGGTCGGCATCTTCAACACCACCCGTGTCGCTTGCGAAGGTGTGGCGCTGGCCATCGTCATGGCGACCCTGTCAGGCTTTACCGCCGCGCAACTCGCCGCTCGGGGCGCTGCGCCTTCCAGCGACGCGGCCGCCGCGGCGCAATTGCTGGTGACCGGCAATGTCGGTGGAACCGCGCACCATTTGCCGGCGGCTGGCGCCGCCGTGCTGGTCGAGGCCTACGAAACGGCGTTCGACAGGCTGCTGATCGTGCTGGCGGCAATCACCATCGTCACCGCCCTCGTCGTCTTTCTCGGTCTGCGCCGCGGATCCGCGGCGGAGCACCAGACCGCACCCCTGCCGGCCTGCCAGGAGGGGTAG
- a CDS encoding antitoxin, with amino-acid sequence MDKAKVFWSGRSQAVRLPKEFRFETDEVSIRRHGQTVILEPVVQDWAWLDQVIGSVDEDFAEAALERQQGQDRPALDDIFE; translated from the coding sequence ATGGACAAGGCGAAGGTGTTCTGGTCAGGCCGGTCGCAAGCTGTGCGTCTGCCTAAGGAGTTTCGTTTCGAAACGGATGAGGTTTCGATTCGTCGCCATGGACAGACTGTCATACTGGAGCCCGTCGTGCAGGATTGGGCGTGGCTTGACCAAGTGATCGGATCGGTAGATGAGGATTTTGCCGAAGCGGCGCTGGAACGGCAGCAAGGGCAGGATAGACCTGCCTTGGACGACATCTTCGAGTGA
- a CDS encoding cation diffusion facilitator family transporter, producing the protein MAEAENTMAIAARAAAKRKVANLAFWSIVVAFVVLALKAAAWYVTGSVALYSDALESIVNVIASIAAFWAIQVSHKPADQDHPFGHHKAEYFSAVLEGVLIVLAALLILNEVWRSWQAPAPLEQPWKGLAVNGVATAINAFWAWVLIRTGRAEKSPALVADGNHIMTDVVTSVGVFGGLIGAILTGWQILDPALAVIVALNILWQGWHVIGSSMNGLMDRAVDTAEHMRIRDIISANCKGAMEVHDLKTRIAGRATFIEFHLVVDADMSVGASHVICDRIEDALKAELPSVRVTIHVEPDDEAKLPKGTTAVPFA; encoded by the coding sequence ATGGCCGAAGCCGAGAACACGATGGCGATCGCAGCCAGGGCGGCCGCGAAGCGCAAGGTCGCCAACCTTGCCTTCTGGTCGATCGTGGTCGCTTTTGTCGTGCTCGCGCTGAAAGCCGCCGCCTGGTACGTGACCGGCTCCGTCGCGCTCTATTCGGACGCGCTGGAATCGATCGTCAACGTCATCGCGTCGATTGCCGCTTTCTGGGCGATCCAGGTCAGCCACAAGCCGGCCGACCAGGATCACCCCTTCGGCCATCACAAGGCCGAGTATTTCTCCGCCGTGCTGGAAGGCGTGCTGATCGTGCTCGCCGCGCTTTTGATTCTGAACGAAGTCTGGCGCTCCTGGCAGGCCCCGGCGCCGCTCGAACAGCCTTGGAAAGGCCTTGCCGTCAACGGCGTCGCCACTGCCATCAACGCCTTCTGGGCCTGGGTGCTGATCCGCACTGGCCGGGCCGAGAAATCGCCGGCGCTGGTCGCCGACGGCAATCACATCATGACCGATGTGGTGACGTCGGTCGGTGTCTTCGGCGGCCTCATCGGAGCGATCCTGACCGGCTGGCAGATCCTCGACCCGGCATTGGCCGTTATCGTCGCGCTCAACATCCTGTGGCAGGGCTGGCATGTCATCGGCTCGTCGATGAACGGCCTGATGGACCGGGCCGTCGACACGGCGGAGCACATGCGCATTCGCGACATCATCTCGGCCAATTGCAAGGGCGCCATGGAGGTGCACGACCTCAAGACCCGCATCGCCGGCCGCGCCACCTTCATCGAGTTCCATCTGGTCGTCGACGCCGACATGTCGGTCGGCGCCAGCCATGTCATCTGCGATCGCATCGAAGACGCGCTGAAGGCCGAACTCCCCTCGGTGCGGGTGACCATCCATGTCGAGCCCGACGACGAAGCCAAGCTGCCCAAGGGCACGACCGCGGTGCCGTTCGCCTGA
- a CDS encoding LysR family transcriptional regulator, translated as MDRLSGLLAFARTAEFGSFVAAGRALGISASAVGKSVARLEQELGVRLLQRSTRRIGLTEEGKLFNDRVRRILDDIDDAEAMLSRTRETPRGRLRVSTPIVTYHLLLPVLSEFMARYPEIELDIDFNDRIVDVIEEGIDVAIRSGELPDSRLVSRPIAPFRMLLCAAPSYLDRHGTPGVPADLIRHFGINFRYLNSGRLLDWPFITGSAQPLIRSMLTCNNMEALKGATIAGLGIACMPDFLVRDALREDRLRTVLDDHVDGRGQFRMLWPSNRHLSPKVRVFVDFLPERLAAAR; from the coding sequence GTGGATCGCCTCAGCGGCCTTCTGGCTTTCGCCCGCACCGCCGAGTTCGGCAGCTTCGTCGCCGCCGGCCGGGCGCTCGGCATCTCCGCTTCAGCGGTCGGCAAAAGCGTCGCGCGGCTCGAACAGGAACTCGGCGTGCGGCTGCTGCAGCGCTCCACGCGGCGGATCGGCCTGACGGAGGAGGGCAAGCTGTTCAACGACCGCGTGCGGCGCATCCTCGACGACATCGACGATGCCGAGGCAATGCTGTCGCGGACAAGGGAGACGCCGCGTGGGCGGTTGCGCGTCTCCACCCCGATCGTCACCTACCATCTTTTGCTGCCGGTGCTGTCGGAGTTCATGGCCCGCTATCCCGAGATCGAGCTCGATATCGATTTCAACGACCGGATCGTCGACGTCATCGAGGAAGGCATCGACGTCGCCATCCGCAGCGGCGAGCTGCCTGATTCACGATTGGTGTCCAGACCCATTGCGCCCTTCCGCATGCTGCTGTGCGCGGCTCCCTCCTACCTCGATCGCCATGGCACTCCCGGTGTGCCGGCGGATCTCATCAGGCATTTCGGCATAAACTTCCGCTATCTCAACAGCGGCAGGCTGCTGGACTGGCCGTTCATTACCGGGAGCGCCCAACCGCTGATCCGTTCGATGCTGACCTGCAACAACATGGAAGCTTTGAAAGGCGCCACGATCGCCGGACTCGGCATCGCCTGCATGCCCGATTTCCTGGTGCGGGATGCCCTGCGCGAGGACCGGCTGCGCACCGTGCTTGACGATCATGTCGACGGCCGTGGCCAGTTCCGGATGCTATGGCCCTCCAATCGCCATCTGTCGCCAAAGGTGCGGGTTTTCGTCGATTTCCTGCCCGAACGCCTGGCAGCCGCGCGATAG
- a CDS encoding SDR family NAD(P)-dependent oxidoreductase: MPETALGLVIPDLAGKAVLVTGASTGIGAALALAYAGQECKVALHYNSSRDAAEKLGQTIRDGGGEVFLVQGDFSLPADVERVVEDSARHFGRLDGLVNNAGGMLGRVPYAEQTEAHYDAVMDLNARSVLTATRKAIPWLKKQGGFIVNTSSIAARNGAGGGAGLYGSAKAFVSNVTRGMAKELIGFGIRVNAVAPGTILTPFHERYSTDEQMRGMVATIPQGRAGTAQDCIGAYLFLSSDLLSGYITGQVIEVNGGQLMP, translated from the coding sequence GTGCCAGAGACAGCCCTTGGTCTTGTCATCCCCGACCTCGCCGGCAAGGCGGTGCTGGTCACCGGCGCCTCGACCGGCATCGGCGCGGCGCTCGCGCTCGCTTATGCCGGGCAGGAATGCAAGGTGGCGCTGCACTACAATTCCAGCCGCGACGCCGCCGAGAAACTCGGCCAGACCATCCGCGACGGCGGCGGTGAGGTGTTCCTCGTCCAAGGCGACTTTTCTCTCCCTGCCGATGTCGAACGCGTCGTCGAGGACAGCGCGCGGCATTTCGGCCGGCTCGACGGGCTGGTCAACAATGCCGGCGGCATGCTTGGCCGCGTGCCCTACGCCGAGCAGACCGAGGCGCATTACGACGCGGTGATGGACCTCAACGCACGCTCGGTGCTGACCGCCACGCGCAAGGCGATCCCGTGGCTGAAAAAACAGGGCGGCTTCATCGTCAACACCTCGTCGATCGCCGCGCGCAACGGGGCGGGCGGCGGCGCCGGCCTTTACGGCTCGGCCAAGGCCTTCGTCTCCAACGTGACGCGCGGCATGGCCAAGGAACTGATCGGCTTCGGCATCCGCGTCAACGCCGTGGCGCCGGGCACCATCCTCACCCCCTTCCACGAACGCTATTCGACCGACGAGCAGATGAGGGGCATGGTCGCCACCATCCCGCAGGGCCGTGCCGGCACGGCGCAAGATTGCATCGGCGCCTATCTATTCCTCTCATCGGATCTGTTGAGCGGCTACATCACCGGCCAGGTGATCGAGGTCAATGGCGGCCAGTTGATGCCTTGA
- a CDS encoding DsrE family protein, with the protein MRRRDMFHAALAGAGTLLGLRAVQAATTEPARLKVAYHLSDLDKVNFVLGNIKNHYEGTGGNVDIALVVHGPALAGFKSKGISAAISGRFTGLVQQGLDPHACGNTMHGMDITLADLLDGFHAADRGGVVKLAELQSQGYVYLRP; encoded by the coding sequence ATGCGCCGACGTGACATGTTCCACGCGGCTCTCGCCGGAGCCGGGACGCTTCTCGGCCTGCGGGCGGTGCAGGCGGCAACCACCGAGCCTGCCAGGCTGAAGGTCGCCTATCACCTCAGCGACCTCGACAAGGTCAATTTCGTGCTCGGCAACATTAAGAACCACTATGAGGGCACGGGCGGCAACGTCGATATCGCGCTGGTCGTGCATGGTCCGGCGCTTGCCGGCTTCAAGTCGAAGGGCATATCGGCGGCGATTTCCGGGCGCTTTACCGGTCTTGTCCAGCAAGGGCTCGACCCGCATGCCTGCGGCAACACCATGCACGGCATGGATATTACGCTCGCCGATTTGCTCGACGGCTTCCATGCCGCCGACAGGGGTGGCGTCGTCAAGCTCGCCGAACTGCAAAGCCAGGGCTATGTCTATCTCAGGCCTTGA
- a CDS encoding ATP-grasp domain-containing protein, producing MNFVFFSPHFPANGADFCDRLKKAGATVLGVGDAPYDALDGKLKQALSEYYRVADMEDYEPVFRAIGHFIHKWGRIDRFESLNEHWLELEANIRTDFNIYGTKLDFVKNLKRKSRMRAFFRKSGVETIAQRKCSDRAGAMTFIRRVGYPVVVKPDSGSGASNTFKISNPKELDQFFRDKPEDVTFVMEQFIEGLVVTYDGLINRDGEVVLAASHRYDQSVMDVVNKDRHMSYTCFPRIRPAVEEAGRKILKAFDVRERFFHIELFETRDDRIIALEVNMRPPGAWMTDAINYTFDIDVYAAWADMVVKDAVGGPYEGKYFTAYASRKRHLDYLHSHADVLAAHRDKIVHHQPIEEVFSRAMGNYAYQMRSKDQADLREAVAYIHAEKA from the coding sequence ATGAATTTCGTGTTCTTCTCGCCGCATTTTCCCGCCAATGGCGCCGATTTCTGCGACCGGCTGAAGAAGGCCGGCGCGACCGTGCTCGGCGTTGGCGATGCGCCCTATGATGCGCTCGACGGCAAGCTGAAGCAGGCGCTTTCGGAATACTATCGCGTCGCCGACATGGAGGATTACGAGCCGGTGTTCCGGGCGATAGGCCATTTCATCCACAAATGGGGCCGCATCGACCGGTTCGAATCGCTCAACGAGCACTGGCTGGAGCTGGAAGCCAACATCCGCACCGACTTCAACATCTACGGCACCAAGCTCGATTTCGTGAAGAATCTGAAGCGCAAGAGCCGCATGCGCGCCTTCTTCCGCAAGAGCGGTGTCGAGACGATCGCGCAGCGCAAATGCTCCGACCGGGCCGGCGCCATGACCTTCATCCGCCGCGTCGGCTACCCCGTGGTGGTGAAGCCGGATTCGGGCTCCGGCGCTTCGAACACGTTCAAGATCTCCAATCCGAAAGAGCTCGACCAGTTCTTCCGGGACAAGCCGGAGGACGTGACCTTCGTCATGGAGCAGTTCATCGAAGGGCTGGTTGTGACCTATGACGGATTGATCAACCGTGACGGCGAGGTGGTGCTGGCGGCCAGCCATCGCTACGACCAGAGCGTCATGGACGTGGTCAACAAGGACCGCCACATGAGCTACACCTGCTTTCCCCGGATCAGGCCTGCCGTCGAGGAGGCCGGCCGCAAGATCCTGAAAGCATTCGACGTGCGCGAACGCTTTTTCCATATCGAATTGTTCGAGACCAGGGACGACCGCATCATCGCGCTGGAGGTCAACATGCGGCCGCCCGGCGCCTGGATGACCGACGCGATCAACTACACGTTCGACATCGATGTCTACGCGGCATGGGCGGACATGGTGGTCAAGGATGCCGTCGGCGGCCCCTATGAGGGCAAGTATTTCACCGCCTATGCCAGCCGCAAGCGCCACCTCGACTATTTGCATAGCCACGCGGACGTGCTAGCCGCCCACCGCGACAAGATCGTCCATCATCAGCCGATAGAAGAGGTTTTCAGCCGGGCCATGGGAAATTACGCCTACCAGATGCGCTCGAAGGATCAGGCTGATCTGCGCGAGGCGGTGGCCTATATCCACGCCGAAAAGGCTTGA
- a CDS encoding esterase family protein, with the protein MDISYHKVFARNLGRDMEYKRYGHAGRPVVVFPTSQGRFYQFEDSGGAGALAEFIDTGRIQLFTVDGIDTESFFARDVDAVHRIDRHEAYFRYLREEALPEFLETAAQANGGRRLKPLFSGCSMGGYHSSNFVFRFPELASGVISLSGVYSARDFFGKALDGDIFYNSPLDYLPGIVDPKLLARLKALRLIFCCGQGAWEERMLVETRQLEQILRDKSIPAWVDYWGGDVSHDWPWWHKQLAYFFGRWLDDDLMHRLD; encoded by the coding sequence ATGGACATTTCCTATCACAAGGTCTTCGCCCGCAATCTCGGCCGCGACATGGAGTACAAGCGCTACGGGCATGCCGGCCGGCCGGTCGTGGTGTTCCCGACCTCGCAGGGCCGGTTCTACCAGTTCGAAGATTCCGGCGGAGCGGGGGCGCTCGCCGAGTTCATCGATACCGGCCGCATCCAGCTGTTCACCGTCGACGGCATCGATACAGAATCCTTCTTCGCCAGGGATGTCGATGCCGTGCATCGCATCGACCGGCACGAGGCCTATTTCCGCTATCTGCGCGAGGAGGCGCTGCCGGAATTTCTGGAAACCGCCGCGCAAGCCAATGGCGGACGGCGGTTGAAGCCGCTGTTCTCGGGCTGTTCGATGGGCGGCTACCATTCCTCGAACTTCGTCTTCCGGTTTCCCGAGCTCGCCAGCGGCGTCATCTCGCTGTCGGGTGTCTATTCGGCCCGCGATTTCTTCGGCAAGGCGCTCGACGGCGACATCTTCTACAATTCGCCGCTCGATTATCTGCCAGGGATCGTCGACCCGAAACTGCTGGCGCGGCTGAAGGCGCTCAGGCTGATCTTCTGCTGCGGGCAGGGCGCATGGGAAGAGCGCATGCTGGTCGAGACCCGCCAGCTGGAACAGATACTGCGCGACAAATCCATTCCGGCCTGGGTCGACTATTGGGGCGGCGACGTCAGCCATGACTGGCCGTGGTGGCACAAGCAGCTGGCTTATTTCTTCGGCCGCTGGCTGGATGACGATCTGATGCACAGGCTGGACTAA
- a CDS encoding type II toxin-antitoxin system VapC family toxin gives MIYLLDTNAVIAVIKGDASLLALLKQHTPQDFALSPIVAHELYYGAERSQRRAENLARIEALRFPMLEFDREDARHAGEIRATLAALGTPIGPYDALIGGQARARNLILITRNVREFERVDALSIGTW, from the coding sequence GTGATCTATCTGCTCGATACCAATGCTGTCATCGCCGTCATCAAGGGCGACGCCAGTCTACTCGCGCTTCTGAAGCAGCACACGCCGCAGGATTTTGCGCTTTCTCCGATCGTGGCACATGAACTGTATTATGGTGCCGAGAGAAGCCAGAGAAGGGCTGAAAATCTGGCGCGCATCGAAGCTCTGCGATTCCCGATGCTTGAATTCGATCGGGAGGACGCGAGGCATGCCGGAGAAATTCGGGCGACGCTTGCAGCATTGGGGACGCCAATCGGCCCCTATGATGCGCTCATTGGCGGACAGGCGCGCGCCAGAAACCTCATTCTGATCACCCGCAACGTCCGGGAATTCGAGCGCGTCGACGCTCTCTCAATCGGGACTTGGTGA